Proteins found in one Chlamydia pneumoniae TW-183 genomic segment:
- a CDS encoding 5-formyltetrahydrofolate cyclo-ligase, translating to MTDPKIEKSALRKLFISIRRDLSEERKHEASSAVASFVRSFSKESVVLSFVSFNHEIDMQEANRILIQKCTLALPKIDQENLYPVLIPSIDDLISVVHPKDPFSKQTPISSDKITHVLVPGLAFDQQGYRLGYGHGFYDRWLAQHPYPSIRTIGIGYCEQKIDRLPQESHDIPLSQIYLC from the coding sequence ATGACTGATCCTAAAATAGAGAAATCCGCACTACGTAAACTATTTATCTCTATACGCAGGGATCTCTCTGAAGAACGCAAGCATGAGGCCTCTTCTGCAGTGGCCTCTTTCGTTCGCAGCTTTTCTAAAGAGAGCGTCGTTCTCTCTTTTGTCTCTTTCAATCACGAAATAGACATGCAAGAAGCAAATCGCATACTTATCCAGAAATGTACCCTAGCTCTTCCCAAGATTGATCAGGAAAACCTCTATCCTGTTCTTATCCCCTCGATAGACGATCTTATTTCCGTTGTGCATCCCAAAGATCCCTTCTCGAAACAAACACCGATCTCGAGTGATAAGATTACCCACGTGCTCGTTCCGGGCCTTGCCTTTGATCAGCAGGGCTATCGGCTTGGTTATGGTCACGGTTTCTACGATCGCTGGTTAGCACAACATCCCTATCCCTCTATACGAACCATCGGCATCGGCTACTGCGAACAAAAAATCGATAGACTTCCCCAAGAAAGTCATGACATCCCCCTTTCCCAAATCTATTTATGTTAG
- the folP gene encoding dihydropteroate synthase, producing the protein MSEPRFVCLSLGSNLGNRFKNLQIARTLLGEQAVLGLRSSVILETEALLLPGSPPEWDLPYFNSVLVGETTLSLRELLVTIKQIEKVVGRAEESPPWSPRTIDVDILLYGDESFCCDHTEITIPLSNLLSRPFLIALIASLCPYRRFCTQGSPYHNFTFGELAHHLPSPPGMIRRSLSPDTMLMGVVNVTNDSMSDGGMFLDPEKAVAQAEKLFTEGAAVIDFGAQATNPKVKQFLSVDQEWERLEPVLRLLKETWSNRKQYPIISLDTFYPEIILRAMDIYPIQWINDVSGGSQSMAEVARDCELSLVMNHSSSLPVDPKNILSFSVPIGEQLLSWGEKQLKMFSDVGLNANQVIFDPGIGFGKGAAQSLATLYEIAKFKRLGCPILIGHSRKSFLSLFGNHDPKDRDWETVGLSILLQQQGVDYLRVHNVAAHQKALSVAACEACAPI; encoded by the coding sequence ATGTCCGAGCCCCGTTTTGTCTGCTTAAGTTTAGGATCAAATTTAGGAAATCGTTTTAAAAATCTACAGATTGCTCGTACTTTATTAGGCGAACAAGCTGTTTTAGGTCTACGTAGTTCGGTAATTCTAGAAACAGAAGCCTTGTTATTACCGGGATCTCCTCCAGAGTGGGACCTTCCTTATTTTAATTCGGTACTTGTAGGGGAAACCACCCTATCTTTGCGAGAACTACTGGTTACTATCAAACAGATAGAGAAGGTGGTAGGTAGAGCAGAGGAGTCGCCCCCATGGTCTCCTCGAACCATAGATGTAGATATTTTGCTTTATGGTGACGAGTCTTTTTGTTGTGATCACACCGAGATAACGATTCCTTTGTCCAATTTGTTATCACGTCCTTTTTTGATTGCTTTAATAGCATCTCTTTGTCCTTATCGTCGATTTTGCACTCAAGGTTCTCCTTATCACAACTTTACATTTGGAGAGTTGGCGCATCACCTTCCCTCACCTCCAGGGATGATTCGTAGGAGTTTATCTCCAGATACGATGTTGATGGGGGTGGTAAATGTGACTAACGACTCTATGTCTGATGGGGGCATGTTTTTAGATCCAGAAAAAGCAGTGGCTCAAGCTGAGAAGTTATTTACAGAGGGCGCTGCAGTTATAGATTTTGGAGCTCAAGCAACAAACCCTAAAGTAAAGCAGTTTTTATCTGTAGATCAAGAATGGGAGCGTCTGGAGCCTGTTTTAAGGTTGTTAAAAGAGACTTGGTCCAATAGAAAACAATATCCAATCATCTCTTTAGATACGTTTTATCCTGAAATTATTCTTAGGGCTATGGATATTTATCCGATCCAGTGGATTAATGATGTCTCTGGGGGATCACAGTCTATGGCTGAGGTCGCTAGGGATTGTGAGCTATCCTTGGTTATGAATCACTCGTCTTCGCTTCCTGTGGATCCTAAAAATATCTTGTCGTTTTCTGTCCCTATTGGAGAGCAACTGTTGAGCTGGGGTGAGAAGCAACTTAAGATGTTTTCTGATGTTGGTCTGAACGCAAATCAGGTGATTTTTGATCCCGGTATAGGTTTTGGGAAGGGGGCTGCGCAATCTTTGGCTACTTTGTATGAGATTGCGAAATTTAAGCGTTTGGGATGCCCTATCCTTATTGGACATTCTCGAAAATCGTTCTTATCTTTATTTGGTAATCATGATCCCAAGGATCGTGATTGGGAAACCGTAGGTCTATCTATACTCTTACAACAACAAGGTGTGGACTACTTGCGAGTGCATAATGTTGCTGCTCATCAAAAAGCTTTATCAGTAGCTGCTTGTGAAGCCTGTGCACCCATCTAA
- the rpsT gene encoding 30S ribosomal protein S20, with amino-acid sequence MAPKKPNKKNVIQRRPSAEKRILTAQKRELINHSFKSKVKTIVKKFEASLKLDDTQATLSNLQSVYSVVDKAVKRGIFKDNKAARIKSKATLKVNARAS; translated from the coding sequence ATGGCACCTAAAAAACCGAATAAAAAAAACGTTATACAAAGAAGACCTTCTGCTGAAAAACGCATTCTAACTGCTCAAAAAAGAGAGTTAATCAATCACAGCTTCAAATCTAAAGTGAAAACAATAGTCAAAAAGTTTGAAGCATCTTTAAAACTCGACGACACTCAAGCCACTCTTAGCAACTTACAATCCGTCTACAGTGTTGTAGATAAGGCTGTAAAGCGAGGTATCTTCAAAGATAATAAGGCAGCACGCATTAAATCTAAAGCAACCTTAAAAGTTAACGCGAGAGCATCGTGA
- the recA gene encoding recombinase RecA, translating into MNLPDRKKALEAAVAYIEKQFGAGSIMSLGRHSATHEISTIKTGALSLDLALGIHGVPKGRVIEIFGPESSGKTTLATHIVANAQKMGGVAAYIDAEHALDPSYASLIGVNIDDLMISQPDCGEDALSIAELLARSGAVDVIVIDSVAALVPKSELEGDIGDVHVGLQARMMSQALRKLTATLSRSQTCAVFINQIREKIGVSFGNPETTTGGRALKFYSSIRLDIRRIGSIKGSDNSDIGNRIKVKVAKNKLAPPFRIAEFDILFNEGISSAGCILDLAVEYNIIEKKGSWFNYQEKKLGQGREFVREELKRNRKLFKEIEKRIYDVIAANKTPSVHANETPQEVPAQTVEA; encoded by the coding sequence ATGAATTTACCTGATAGAAAAAAGGCTCTAGAAGCTGCTGTTGCTTATATTGAAAAGCAATTCGGCGCTGGGTCCATCATGAGTTTAGGAAGACACTCTGCCACACATGAAATCTCCACCATCAAAACAGGAGCTTTATCTTTAGACTTAGCTCTTGGAATTCATGGGGTCCCCAAAGGACGGGTGATCGAAATCTTTGGTCCTGAATCCTCAGGGAAAACGACACTAGCTACCCATATTGTCGCGAATGCTCAAAAAATGGGCGGTGTTGCTGCCTATATAGATGCTGAACATGCTTTAGATCCTAGTTATGCATCTCTTATTGGCGTCAATATCGATGATCTTATGATTTCTCAACCCGACTGTGGTGAAGATGCATTAAGCATAGCAGAATTGCTCGCGCGTTCAGGAGCTGTCGATGTTATCGTTATTGACTCTGTAGCCGCTTTAGTTCCTAAAAGCGAACTCGAAGGAGACATCGGTGATGTACACGTAGGCCTACAAGCTCGTATGATGTCTCAAGCATTACGCAAGCTCACCGCTACCCTATCACGTAGCCAAACCTGTGCAGTGTTCATTAACCAAATCCGAGAGAAAATCGGTGTTAGCTTCGGAAACCCAGAAACTACTACGGGAGGACGTGCCTTAAAATTCTACTCTTCAATACGATTAGATATTCGCCGTATAGGTTCAATAAAAGGCAGTGATAACTCTGACATCGGAAATCGAATTAAAGTGAAGGTAGCTAAAAATAAACTTGCTCCTCCATTCAGAATCGCAGAATTTGACATCCTATTCAATGAAGGGATTTCTTCTGCAGGTTGTATCCTAGATCTTGCTGTCGAATATAATATTATTGAGAAAAAAGGTTCTTGGTTCAACTATCAAGAGAAGAAGTTAGGACAGGGAAGAGAATTTGTTCGTGAAGAACTTAAACGTAATAGAAAGCTTTTTAAGGAAATTGAGAAGCGCATCTACGATGTAATTGCAGCGAATAAAACTCCCTCTGTTCATGCTAATGAAACACCTCAGGAAGTTCCTGCTCAAACAGTAGAAGCTTAA
- a CDS encoding putative folate metabolism gamma-glutamate ligase: protein MKITTVKTPKIYPYDDLYSILESSLPKLNERSIVVITSKIVSLCEGAVVELEKVSKDELIKQEADAYVFVEKYGIYLTKKWGILIPSAGIDESNVEGYFVLYPRDFLLSVNTLGDWLRNFYHLEHCGIIISDSHTTPLRRGTMGLGLCWNGFFPLYNYVGKPDCFGRALKMTYSNLLDGLSAAAVLCMGEGDEQTPIAIIEEAPKITFHSSPTTLQDMSTLAIAEDEDLYGPLLQSMAWETPAPTS from the coding sequence ATGAAAATCACCACAGTCAAAACACCAAAAATATATCCTTATGATGACCTATATTCTATTCTAGAGTCTTCATTGCCTAAGTTAAACGAACGCTCTATTGTTGTGATTACGTCTAAGATAGTCTCTTTATGTGAAGGTGCTGTTGTAGAACTTGAGAAGGTTTCTAAAGATGAATTAATAAAGCAAGAAGCAGATGCCTATGTTTTTGTAGAGAAATACGGCATATATCTAACTAAGAAGTGGGGGATACTCATTCCTTCAGCGGGGATTGACGAGTCCAATGTTGAAGGTTATTTTGTGTTGTATCCTAGGGATTTTTTGCTTTCCGTGAATACTCTAGGGGATTGGTTAAGGAATTTCTATCATCTCGAGCATTGCGGAATCATTATATCGGATAGTCATACGACTCCGTTGCGTCGGGGAACTATGGGTTTAGGCTTATGTTGGAATGGTTTTTTCCCTTTATATAATTATGTAGGAAAACCAGATTGTTTTGGTCGTGCTTTGAAGATGACTTATAGCAATTTATTAGATGGTTTATCGGCAGCTGCGGTTCTTTGTATGGGAGAGGGAGACGAGCAGACTCCCATTGCTATTATAGAGGAAGCTCCCAAGATTACCTTCCATTCTTCTCCAACTACATTACAAGATATGAGCACTTTAGCAATCGCTGAGGATGAAGATTTATATGGTCCTCTGCTACAATCTATGGCATGGGAAACTCCCGCACCAACCTCCTGA
- a CDS encoding dihydrofolate reductase has protein sequence MCKNRGVRGIVACDPRGVIGLEGKLPWHYPEDLQFFSETIQKFPIVMGRKTWETLPRKYFVDRAVVVFSHEKRQGVHGEIWVTSLEEFLLLDLSSPTFLIGGGELYSLFLENQIVRDFFISHIKKEYAGDTFFPLSLLETWTKTVLRDTQKITTCYYENHHSQNTKNISL, from the coding sequence ATGTGTAAAAATAGAGGGGTCCGCGGGATCGTGGCTTGTGATCCTAGAGGGGTGATAGGTTTAGAAGGAAAGCTTCCTTGGCATTACCCTGAAGATCTCCAATTTTTTTCTGAAACCATACAAAAATTTCCTATTGTTATGGGAAGAAAGACTTGGGAAACACTTCCTAGGAAGTATTTTGTTGATAGAGCAGTCGTCGTGTTTTCTCATGAAAAACGACAGGGAGTGCACGGGGAGATCTGGGTAACTTCTTTAGAAGAATTCCTGCTCTTAGATCTTTCTTCGCCGACATTTTTAATCGGTGGTGGTGAGCTTTATTCTCTTTTCTTAGAAAATCAAATTGTTCGAGATTTTTTTATTTCTCATATCAAAAAAGAATATGCTGGTGATACATTTTTCCCTTTGTCCTTGCTAGAGACATGGACCAAAACTGTGCTTAGAGATACCCAAAAGATCACAACGTGTTACTATGAAAATCACCACAGTCAAAACACCAAAAATATATCCTTATGA
- the folB gene encoding dihydroneopterin aldolase — protein MIAIERYQLIISKFRMWLFLGCSVEERHFKQPVLISVTFSYNEVPSACLSDKLSDACCYLEVTSLIEEIANTKPYALIEHLANELFDSLVISFGDKASKIDLEVEKERPPVPNLLNPIKFTISKELCPSPVLSA, from the coding sequence GTGATTGCTATAGAACGTTATCAGTTAATTATATCCAAGTTTCGTATGTGGTTGTTTTTAGGGTGTTCTGTTGAAGAGCGTCATTTTAAGCAGCCTGTTCTTATTTCAGTGACTTTTTCTTATAACGAAGTCCCGTCTGCTTGTTTATCCGACAAGCTTTCAGATGCTTGTTGTTATCTAGAGGTCACCTCTCTTATTGAAGAGATTGCGAATACAAAGCCTTATGCTTTAATAGAGCACCTGGCTAACGAGCTATTTGATAGCTTAGTGATATCTTTTGGAGATAAAGCCTCCAAGATAGATCTAGAGGTAGAAAAAGAACGGCCACCTGTTCCCAACCTATTAAATCCTATAAAATTTACAATTAGTAAAGAGCTATGTCCGAGCCCCGTTTTGTCTGCTTAA
- a CDS encoding CADD family putative folate metabolism protein → MTSWIELLDKQIEDQHMLKHEFYQRWSEGKLEKQQLQAYAKDYYLHIKAFPCYLSALHARCDDLQIRRQILENLMDEEAGNPNHIDLWRQFALSLGVSEEELANHEFSQAAQDMVATFRRLCDMPQLAVGLGALYTYEIQIPQVCVEKIRGLKEYFGVSARGYAYFTVHQEADIKHASEEKEMLQTLVGRENPDAVLQGSQEVLDTLWNFLSSFINSTEPCSCK, encoded by the coding sequence ATGACATCCTGGATAGAATTACTTGATAAGCAAATTGAAGATCAACATATGTTAAAGCACGAATTTTATCAGCGTTGGTCTGAAGGAAAGTTAGAAAAACAACAACTTCAAGCTTATGCCAAAGATTACTATTTACATATTAAAGCATTTCCTTGTTACCTTTCAGCGCTGCATGCTCGCTGTGATGACTTGCAGATTCGTAGACAAATTCTTGAGAATCTCATGGATGAAGAAGCTGGAAATCCTAATCACATAGATTTATGGAGACAGTTTGCTTTATCTCTTGGAGTTTCTGAAGAGGAGCTTGCCAATCATGAATTCAGTCAGGCTGCTCAAGATATGGTAGCGACATTTCGCCGCTTATGCGACATGCCACAACTTGCCGTGGGTTTAGGCGCTCTCTATACTTATGAGATTCAGATTCCTCAAGTCTGTGTAGAGAAAATCCGTGGTTTGAAAGAATATTTTGGAGTTTCTGCTCGAGGCTATGCATACTTTACTGTACATCAAGAAGCTGATATTAAACATGCCAGCGAAGAGAAAGAAATGCTACAAACTTTGGTAGGCAGAGAGAATCCTGATGCTGTTTTGCAAGGATCACAAGAAGTTTTAGATACTCTATGGAACTTTTTGAGCTCTTTTATTAATTCAACGGAGCCTTGTTCTTGTAAGTAG
- a CDS encoding RNA polymerase sigma factor, producing the protein MNTQNSQATEVSSEEESQKKLEELVALAKEQGFITYEEINEILPMSFDTPEQIDQVLIFLTGMDIQVLNQIDVERQKEKKKEAKELEGLARRTEGTPDDPVRMYLKEMGTVPLLTREEEVEISKRIEKAQVQIERIILRFRYSAKEAISIAHYLISGKERFDKIISEKEVEDKTHFLKLLPKLITLLKEEDTYLENLLLSLKQPDLSKQEAAKLNDSLEKCRIRTQAYLRCFHCRHNVTEDFGEVVFKAYDSFLHLEQQINDLKVRAERNKFAAAKLAAAKRKLYKREVAAGRTLEEFKKDVRMLQRWMDKSQEAKKEMVESNLRLVISIAKKYTNRGLSFLDLIQEGNMGLMKAVEKFEYRRGYKFSTYATWWIRQAVTRAIADQARTIRIPVHMIETINKVLRGAKKLMMETGKEPTPEELAEELGLTPDRVREIYKIAQHPISLQAEVGEGSESSFGDFLEDTAVESPAEATGYSMLKDKMKEVLKTLTDRERFVLIHRFGLLDGKPKTLEEVGSAFNVTRERIRQIEAKALRKMRHPIRSKQLRAFLDLLEEEKTGTSKVKSLKSK; encoded by the coding sequence ATGAATACACAGAATAGCCAAGCTACAGAAGTTTCATCAGAAGAAGAATCTCAAAAGAAGTTAGAAGAGCTTGTTGCTCTTGCTAAGGAACAGGGTTTCATCACATACGAAGAAATCAATGAAATTCTTCCTATGTCCTTCGACACTCCGGAGCAAATTGACCAAGTGTTGATTTTCTTAACTGGAATGGACATTCAAGTTTTGAATCAAATTGATGTTGAAAGGCAGAAAGAGAAGAAAAAAGAAGCTAAAGAGCTTGAGGGTTTAGCTAGGAGGACTGAAGGGACTCCTGACGATCCTGTTCGGATGTATTTGAAAGAAATGGGTACAGTACCTCTCCTTACTAGGGAAGAAGAGGTAGAAATTTCTAAGAGAATAGAAAAAGCTCAAGTACAGATTGAAAGAATCATTTTACGCTTCCGTTATTCTGCTAAAGAAGCGATTTCTATAGCCCACTATTTGATTAGCGGCAAGGAACGTTTTGATAAGATTATTTCCGAGAAAGAAGTAGAGGATAAGACTCACTTTCTTAAGTTACTTCCCAAGCTAATTACCTTGCTTAAGGAAGAAGATACGTATTTAGAAAACTTATTATTGTCTTTAAAACAGCCTGATTTATCCAAGCAAGAAGCAGCTAAATTAAATGACAGTTTAGAGAAGTGTCGTATTCGGACGCAAGCCTACTTGCGTTGTTTCCATTGTCGTCATAATGTCACTGAAGATTTTGGCGAAGTTGTTTTCAAGGCTTATGATTCTTTCTTACACTTAGAACAGCAAATTAATGATTTGAAAGTTCGTGCAGAAAGAAATAAGTTTGCTGCTGCAAAGTTGGCAGCAGCTAAGCGTAAGTTGTATAAAAGAGAAGTTGCTGCTGGAAGGACTTTAGAAGAGTTCAAGAAAGATGTACGTATGTTACAGCGGTGGATGGATAAGAGCCAAGAAGCCAAAAAAGAAATGGTGGAGTCCAATTTACGTCTAGTGATTTCTATAGCCAAAAAGTATACCAACCGTGGGCTTTCCTTCTTAGATTTAATTCAAGAAGGGAATATGGGCTTGATGAAGGCTGTCGAGAAGTTTGAGTATCGCCGTGGTTATAAGTTCTCGACGTATGCCACCTGGTGGATTCGTCAAGCTGTGACTCGTGCTATTGCGGATCAGGCAAGAACGATCCGTATTCCAGTCCATATGATTGAAACCATCAATAAAGTTCTTCGTGGAGCGAAGAAATTAATGATGGAAACAGGAAAAGAGCCCACTCCTGAAGAGTTAGCAGAAGAGTTAGGATTAACTCCTGACCGTGTTCGGGAAATTTATAAGATTGCTCAGCACCCCATCTCTCTACAAGCCGAGGTTGGAGAGGGTAGTGAAAGTTCCTTTGGGGATTTCTTGGAGGATACTGCCGTAGAGTCTCCCGCAGAGGCTACGGGGTATTCTATGCTTAAAGACAAGATGAAAGAGGTCTTAAAGACGCTTACGGATCGTGAGCGATTTGTTTTGATCCATCGTTTTGGCCTTCTTGATGGCAAACCTAAGACTTTAGAAGAAGTGGGTTCTGCCTTTAATGTTACTCGTGAGCGTATTCGTCAGATTGAAGCCAAAGCTTTAAGGAAGATGCGTCATCCTATTCGATCGAAACAATTGAGAGCATTCTTAGACTTATTAGAGGAAGAAAAAACCGGAACTAGCAAAGTTAAGAGTTTGAAATCCAAATAG
- the recD gene encoding exodeoxyribonuclease V subunit alpha, translated as MHTEFAPFLEDLVHQQVISPLDIAFASKHISSDFEESFVFLAVSSALWRYGHPFLSLEENRIRPSLGGISETDLYRGFHNLPKEVRDKLFVVVSGRLYLRSLYTIRSKLLDKLSLLCSATPNYFPPSIDSSILSEEQNFIFNKITQGCFSIVSGGPGTGKTFLAAQLILSLVKQQPKLRIAIVSPTGKATSHIRQILMKYNIFDDMVLMQTVHHFLQEYAYRRYNSIDVLLVDEGSMVTFDLLYSLVQTLQGYEKDKKLYTSSLIILGDTNQLPPIGIGVGNPLQDLIGYFHENTFFLKTSHRAKTGVVDQLTQSVLRGEMISFSPLPSISSAIEVLKNRFVKSLRQSEARLCVLTPMRHGPWGVLNLNTMIHQRLARSDPDLRIPIMVTSRYETWGLFNGDTGLLCLKTQKLHFPQHEPIDSRALSQYVYNYVMSVHKSQGSEYDEVIVIIPKGSEVFGVSILYTAITRAKYRVSVWGDPETLHKIIKKSNY; from the coding sequence TTGCACACAGAATTTGCTCCTTTTTTAGAAGACTTAGTACATCAGCAGGTGATATCCCCTTTAGACATCGCTTTTGCTTCTAAGCACATCTCTTCGGACTTTGAAGAGTCTTTTGTTTTTCTCGCGGTCTCCTCAGCGCTTTGGCGTTATGGTCATCCTTTTCTTTCCCTTGAGGAAAATCGCATTAGACCTTCTCTAGGAGGGATCTCAGAAACAGATTTGTATCGGGGATTTCATAACCTTCCTAAGGAAGTTCGAGATAAATTATTTGTCGTTGTTTCAGGACGTTTGTATTTACGGTCTCTGTATACGATACGATCGAAACTCTTAGACAAGCTTTCGTTGCTTTGTTCAGCAACCCCGAATTATTTTCCTCCTTCTATAGATTCTTCGATCCTTTCAGAAGAGCAAAACTTTATTTTTAATAAAATAACTCAAGGATGTTTTTCTATAGTTTCTGGAGGCCCAGGAACAGGAAAAACTTTTTTAGCTGCACAACTCATCCTCTCTTTAGTGAAGCAGCAACCTAAGTTACGTATTGCTATAGTATCTCCTACAGGAAAGGCCACGTCTCATATTCGTCAGATTCTTATGAAATATAATATATTTGACGACATGGTGTTGATGCAGACGGTGCACCACTTTCTTCAGGAGTATGCGTACCGTCGCTATAACTCTATAGATGTCCTTTTAGTAGATGAAGGCTCTATGGTAACTTTTGACTTGTTGTATAGTTTGGTACAAACCCTACAGGGATATGAGAAAGACAAAAAACTTTATACCTCGAGTTTAATTATTCTCGGAGATACCAATCAATTGCCTCCTATTGGCATTGGGGTTGGAAATCCCCTTCAAGATCTCATAGGATATTTCCATGAAAATACGTTTTTCCTGAAGACATCGCATAGGGCAAAGACTGGAGTTGTGGATCAGCTGACTCAATCTGTATTGCGTGGCGAAATGATTTCTTTTTCTCCTCTCCCATCGATATCCTCAGCTATAGAAGTCTTGAAAAATCGTTTTGTAAAGTCGTTACGTCAATCAGAAGCACGTTTGTGTGTATTGACTCCTATGCGCCATGGCCCTTGGGGGGTTCTGAACTTAAACACAATGATACATCAAAGATTGGCGAGAAGCGATCCTGATTTACGTATTCCTATTATGGTGACGAGTCGTTATGAAACTTGGGGACTATTTAATGGAGACACAGGATTACTGTGTTTAAAAACTCAGAAATTGCATTTCCCTCAACATGAACCCATAGATTCTAGGGCTCTATCACAATACGTCTACAATTACGTTATGTCTGTACACAAGAGCCAGGGGAGTGAATACGATGAGGTTATTGTAATTATTCCCAAGGGAAGCGAAGTGTTTGGGGTGTCTATTCTCTATACTGCAATTACCCGAGCTAAATATAGAGTTTCAGTTTGGGGAGATCCCGAGACGTTACATAAGATAATTAAGAAGTCTAATTACTAG